The DNA sequence CGAGGCGCAGCACCGAGGGGTGGGCCAGCACGGCGTCCGCGACGGCCTGCGGGCCGGGTCCTGCGGCGGGGTCGGTCACGGGGCCGGACCTTAGCGACAGACGACGGCGGCGGCACCCCGCTGTGGGGTGCCGCCGCCGTCGTGGTGCGCGGGTCAGCTCTTGAAGGTGTCCTTGAGCTTCTCGCCGGCCTGCTTCAGGTTGCCGGTGGCCTGGTCGGCCTTGCCCTCGGCCTGCAGGTCCTTGTCGTCGGTCGCCTCGCCGGTGGCCTCCTTGGCCTTGCCACCCAGCTCCTCGGCCTTGTTGCTGATCTTGTCTCCGAGACCCACGGAACTCACCTGCTTCCCGGTCGCGTGTCCGGCGGGCGGGGGTGCCCACCGGTCGCTACCGTCCTCGACGAGTGGGGCTACCCCCACCTTCCACCGCTC is a window from the Pseudonocardia sp. HH130629-09 genome containing:
- a CDS encoding CsbD family protein, with protein sequence MGLGDKISNKAEELGGKAKEATGEATDDKDLQAEGKADQATGNLKQAGEKLKDTFKS